The sequence ATCGTGTCGCGGAACGCGCCGGCGCCGCTGCCGCCGAACACGATGTTCTTGCCACCCCCCTGCCACACCGCGTTGATCACCACGTTGCCGTGCGCCACCTTGTCCCACGCGGGATTGGGAGCCACGCCGGCGCCGGTCTCGGTCCAGTAGGTGTGCACGCCGCGGGCGTGCATCCGGTTCACCGCCGCGGCGGTGGGGTGCCCGTAGCCGTTGCCGTCGCCGCAGGAGATCACGCCGATCGTGGGCGCGGTGGCGAGCAACCAGGCGTCGGTGGAGGATGTCGCGGAGCCGTGGTGGTGCACCTTGTACACCAGCACCGTGTCCATCTCCGGGGCGAACACGGGCTCGTAGGTGCTCTGCTGGTCGCCGCCGAAGGACTCGTGGAAGTTGCCGTAGTCCAGCCGGAGCATGATGCAGTTGGCGTTCTCGTCGGAGGCGGCTGGCAGGTGCATGTCCACGCATGTGATGGTCACGGGGTGGGCCGAGAGCGAGTCCAGCATCCACACGCGGCCCTTGGTGGCGGCGTGCCGGCGGCCCGCGGCGGCGCTCACGTAGTTGTTGTACGTGGTGGTGGGCGAGCTCATGCTGCCGCCCCGGTCCCATGCCTGGTCGAAGTGCACCATGTTGTCCGACTGCACGAAGCAGCCGATGTGGTCGGCGTGGTAATGGCTGGCGAAGTGATAGTCCACGTGGGTGACCCCCAGCGCCGTGAGTTGGTTGGTCACCAGGCTGCAGTTATTGTAGACGCCGCAGTCGATCATCACCGACTGCCCGCCGGGAGTGACAATCAGCGCCCCGTCGCCCTGGCCCACGTCGAGGTGAAAGATCTGGAGGGTGCCGTTGGGGGTGACTGCCCCCGCGGGCGCGACCTGCAGGCAGAAGGTCGCCGACAGGATCGCCATCAGGAACGCCAGAGCAGCCGCGCCGCGGCGCGATGCGCGCAGGGAGGTCATCGAGACTCCTCTTCGAGGTGGAAGCGCCTGAACCAGGGGCGGCGGCCGGACTTGGGGGGGGCGACAACGCGTGTTGCCTATTGTACCCTGGGGCGTCGTTGTTATCAATGGATGCGGCAATTGGATAGAGGATTCGCAACAGCGACTACGCGGGATTGCAGAAGGGGCCGGGCCCCGGACGGGCCCGGCCCCGCGGCGGCTAGGCCTGGATGCCGTACAGCGGGCCGAACTTCTCCCTCAGGTAGCGCATGTAGTACGAGGCGTCGGGCTCCTGCCCGGTCACTTCGCGGACCAGGTCCGCGGGCAGCCAGCGCATCCCGTGGCGGTGCACCTTCTCGCGCAGCCACTCGCGCAGCGTCTCCAGGTCGCCGCGTCCGATGCGCGCGTCGAGGTCGGGGATCTGTCGGCGGACGGCGTCGAAGATCTGCGCGCCGTACAGGTTGCCCAGGGTGTAGGTGGGGAAATAGCCGATCAGCCCGCTGGACCAGTGGATATCCTGAAGCACTCCCTCGGCGTCGTTCTTCGGCTTGATGCCCAGGTACTCCTTCATCCGCCCGTTCCACGCGGACGGCAGGTCCTTCACCGCGAGCCGGCCCGCGAACAGATCGCGCTCAATCTCGTAGCGCACCAGGATGTGCAGGTTGTAGGTGACTTCGTCGGCCTCCACGCGAATCATCGAGGGCCGCACGGTGTTGACCGCGAAGTAGAATGCCTCCGGATCCACCCCGTCGTAGGCCGGCGACCAGGCCTTCTGCAGCGTCGGATAGAAGTGCTTCCAGAAGGGCCGGCCGCGGCCCACCATGTTCTCCCAGGTGCGCGACTGCGACTCGTGGATGCCCAGCGAGACCGCCTCGCCCATCGGCAGCCCGTGGTTGGCGGGATCGATCCCCTGCTCGTAGAGCGCGTGGCCGGTCTCGTGCATCACGCCGAAGAACGAGGCCAGCGGCTCGCCTTCGTTGTAACGGTTGGTGATGCGCACGTCGCCGGAGCCCAGGGTGCTGCAGAACGGGTGGGTGGACACGTCCATGCGCCCGCCCTCGGTGTCGAAGCCCATGCTCCGCGCCAGGCCCAGGCACAGGGCGACCTGCTGCTCCTGCGGCACGCGGCGCGTCAGCAGGCTCTCGTCGGGGCGCCTGGGCGCCGCGGCGATGGCGTGCACGATCGGCACCAGGTCCTTGCGCAGCTGCTCGAACAGCGGATTGAGACGCGCCACGGTCATACCGGGCTCGTACTGGTCCAGCAGCGCGTCGTAGCGGTCCGCCTCGAAGCCGATGGCGTCGGCCTCGCGCCGCTTGAGGTCGAACATCTTCTCCAGCCACGGGGCAAACGAGGCGAAGTCGGAGGCCTTGCGCGCCTTGATCCAGGCCTCGTGCGCCAGCGGCTGGGTGCGCGCGATCTCCTCGACCAGCTCCTTGGGCACCTTCCGGCTGCGCAGGTGGGAGCGGCGCAACTCGCGCACGTTCGCCTGCGCCTCAGGTGACAGGCTGTCGCGCTTCGCCCACAGTTCCTCGACCAGCTTCCCGAGCCCGGGGTCCACCACCCGGTCGTGCAGCAGGCCGCTGATCACCGCCATCTGCTCGCCGCGCTCCGGGGCGCCCTTGGACGGCATCATGGTCTCCTGGTCGTAGCCGAGCACGGCCAGGATGTGCGCCAGCCAGGTGATCTCGCGGGACTTTGCCTCGAGGCGTTCCACGGAAGCGTTGGACATGATCACTCTCTTTCCCGGGGTGGACGGCCGCCCGGCGGGCGGCGCAGGAGAACCGGCCGGGCGGCGGCCCACGAAGAGCGGCCGGGCGGCGGGCGGCACACGGAAACGGCCGCGCCGGAGCGGGCGGCCGGATGGCGGCGAATGGCGACCGGGGGCTGGATTCGGGCCCACGGTAGGGGCGACCCCCGGGGGTGTCAAGAGTCCGGACAATCCGTGCCGCTGCCACATGATTCCGTCACCCCCCGCTGCTGTGTGAGCGTGTCATCCCCGTGGAGTCACCTGCGATGAGCATCAAGGAAGCGCCGCGCCAACGGGAACACTTCGAACGCGGGCGGCATCCAATGCGGTGGAGGAACCCATGACCATCCCCAACCGGCTCGCGCGCGAAAAGAGCCCCTACCTGCGGCAGCACGCGCACAACCCGGTGGACTGGCGGCCGTGGGACGCCGAGGCGCTGGAGCTGGCGCGCACCGCGGACAAGCCCATCTTCCTTTCCATCGGCTACGCCACCTGCCACTGGTGCCACGTGATGGAGCGGGAGTCGTTCGAGGACCCGGCGCTGGCCGCGTTGATCAACGAGCACTTCGTGCCGGTGAAGGTGGATCGCGAGGAGCGCCCCGACCTGGATCACCTGTACATGGCCGCGGTGCAGGCGGTGACCGGTCGCGGCGGCTGGCCCATGACGCTGGCACTCCGCCCCGACGGCGCCCCCTTCTTCGCGGGCACCTACTTCCCGCCCCAGGACCGCGGCGGGCTGCCGGGGCTGGGCCGGGTGCTCGAGGCCCTGGTGGACGCATGGCGCAACCGCCGAGCGGAGATCGACGAATCCGCGGGCAGCATCGCCGCCCACCTGCGTGAGGAGGCGCACGCCACGGCCTCGCCCGCCGGCGGCGCGGCTCCCGGCCGCGACGCCATGGACGCCGGCTTCAGGGCGTTGTCCGGTTCCTTCGACCCGGCGCACGGCGGCTTCGGCCATGCCCCCAAGTTCCCCTCACCGCACCAGTTGCGCTTCCTGCTGCGGTACCACGCGCGCACCGGCGAGGCGCGCGCGCTGCACATGGCCGTCACCACGCTGGAGCACATCGTCCGCGGCGGCATCCGCGACCACCTGGGCGGCGGGTTCCATCGCTACTCCACCGATCCGCAGTGGCTGGCACCGCACTTCGAGAAGATGCTCTACGACCAGGCTGGCCTGGTGGACGCCCTCGTGGACGCGTGGCGGGTCACCGGTCGCGCGGACTTTGCCGGCGCCGCCCGCGACGCCTGCGAGTACGTGCTGCGCGACCTGCGCGACCCCGCCGGCGGGTTCCATTCCGCCGAGGACGCCGACAGCGAGGGCGAGGAGGGCCGCTTCTACGTCTGGACGCGGGACGAGGTGGATGCCGCGCTGGGAGCCGATGCGGAGCTTTTCGCAGCCGCGTATGACATCACCGCAAGCGGCAACTGGGAACACCGCAACATCCTGCGGCTGCCGCAGCCGATGGAGGAGTTCGAGCGCGGCGCCGGCCGGCCGGCCGCGGAGACCCGCGCCGCCCTGGCCCGCGCCCGTGCCCGCCTGCTCGAGGCGCGGGCGCGGCGCCCCCGCCCGCTGCTCGACGACAAGGTGCTCGCAGCGTGGAACGGCATGATGATCGGGGCGCTCGCCCGCGCCGGGACGGCGCTGGACGAACCGCACTACGTGACCGCGGCCTCCGGCGCGGCGGACTTCGCGTGGGACCGGATGCGCAGGGACGGCGCGCTGCTGCGGCGGTGGCACAGCGGCTCGGCCGACATCCCGGCCTACCTGGAGGACTACGCCCACCTCTCGCGCGGGATGCTGCACCTGTACGAGGCCACCTTCGAGCCGCGCCACATGGAGCGCTCGCTGGAGCTGGCGAGAGAGATGGACCGGCGCTTTCGCGACCCGGAGGACGGGGGCTACAACTTCAGCGGCGAGGGCAACGAGGAACTGCTGGCCCCGCACAAGGACGTCCACGACGGGGCCACCCCGTCCGGGAACTCGGTGGCCGCGGACGCGCTGCTGCGCCTGGGCGCGCTGACCGGCGATGACACGCTTGCCGCGCGCGGCCGCGAGGTGCTGGAGGCGTTCGCGGAGACTGTGGACCGCGGGCCGCACGCGTTCACCGAGATGCTGCTGGCCGCGGACTTCCTGCTCGGGCCGACGGCGGAGATCGTGATCGCCGGCGCCGGCGACGCCCCCGAGGTCGCGGCCATGATCCGGGCGGCGCGCGGGACCGGCGTGTTGCCGCGCGTGGTCGCGTGCAGGACCCCGGACCGTGGCGACACCCGCATCGAAGAGTCAATCCCGCGACGGGCGGGCATGGACGCCGTCGGCCGCAGAGCCACGGCTCATGTCTGCTGGAACCGCGCCTGCGGCGCGCCGGTGCACACCGCGGCGGAGTTGGAGAGAGTGCTCGTCGAAGGTTGGGAGCGCGGGTAGGAAGGCCGGCTAGTCGCGCGGCAGGACCCGCCACGAGATGCGGGTGAAGCGCCGGCTGTAGCGTTCCAGCGCCTGCTCGATGGCCTCGCCGCTGTAGAGCACCGTCGCGTCCCCGGTGGCGAGGTGGATGGTGGTCTTGCCCTTGACCACCAGCGCCCCGAGGATCCAGCAGGTGCCGTTGATGCTCAGGTCGCCCTCAACGTAGATCAGCCCGCGGTAGGTGAAGTTGCCGTTGATCTGCAGGTCCCCGTCCACGTACAGGAACCCCTCCCCGTCGCCGCCGTGATAGGCGAAGTGCCCGCTCTGGTTCTGTTTGATCCCGTCGTCGTCCAGGTACAGGATCCCGTTGGGCGGGTCCGGGGGGCTGGGAAACGGCGCGCCCATCCAGGCCCAGAAGTCCGCCTGGCTCAGCCCCACGGGCTCCCACGGGCCGTTGAAGAACCCGGTGCGGTGGCTGGTGGTGTCGGTGGGCTCGCCGTGGATGTCCGAGGAACCCTGCTTGGTGATCTCACCCGAGCTCCAGCCGCCATAGACGCAGCTGCCGTGCGCGCTGGCGCCGAGCCAGGCCCCGGGGCCCACGTTGCAGTCGGGGGTGCGCGTTCCCGTGGGCGTGGCGGCGGAGTGATCGTGGCCGCAGACGGAGATGTTGCCGTTGAACTGGATGCCCACGTCGGCCATCACGGCCGCGGCGACCATGGCCGTCGCGGGCACCTTGCACACTTCGGCGAGCACCGTCTGCGACGTGGTGCCCGCGGTCCCGGTGGACCGCACCTGGTAGATCGGCGCGCCGCTCACGGTGTTGATCCTGGGCGAGTGCAGCGGGTTGTAGCGGAGCACCGTAGCGCCGTCCGGAGTGGTCTTGAAGTTCACGGTCAGCACGTCGGGGCCCTTGGCCGCCAGGCTGTACGGCAGCGCGGACGCCAGCGCCTGGGCCGTGGGCAGGTTGGTGGTGTCCCCGCCCGCCGCGGGCAGGCTGCCCGCGGCCAGCAGGTAGATCTGGGTGACCGCGGCCGGCTGGGTGACGTCTCCGGGCACTTCGCCGTTGGCCAGCCGCTGGATGGCTTCCTCCACCCCGGCCTCGGCCACTTCCAGGGCCTTGTTGCCCCGCTGCGTCGCACCCGAGATCTGGACCTCGAGCTTGGCGGTGAACAGGAACCACGCCGCCAGCAGCGTGACCGCCAGCAGCACCATCACCGCGATCACCAGCGCGGTACCGCGCTCGCCCCCCGGCCTAACGTACATAGATCACCACCGCCCCGGTGCCTGCGCCCGACTTCACGGCGGTCGCCAGGTCCGGGAGGTACGGCGCCGGCGGCATCGAAGGCTGGACCCCGAAATTGAAGTCGCCCACGACCAGGGCCGGCGTCCAGTACGGCTGCGCGCCCGCGCTGGGGTCCGTCCCGCCTCCCAGGATCCACCCGCCGGTCACCGTGTCGTAGATGCGCGTGCCTCCGGAGTATCCGCCGCTCGTGCCTTCGTAGCCGATCGCGACGTCGGGGTTGGGATCGCCGCCCAGGTTGGCCACCACCAACGATTGGACCTGCCCGGGGGTGGGCACCGTCTCGATGTGCGAGAAGTTCATCGACCCGTCCCCCCGGTAGTACTCGATGTTGCCGCTCGCGGCCCCGGTGATGGTTCCCGCCACTATGTCCGGGTGGCCGTCAAGGTTCATGTCCCCGACCTGCACCGCCGTCACCTGTCCCGCCAGCGTGGTGCTCCACGCGAGATGCAGCCGGCTGCCGTGCGTCCTGCCCGTGCCCTGGAACGCCAGGATCTGGCCGGTGTAGGGACCGGTCCGCGTGCCGACCACGAGGTCGGCCACGCCATCGCCATTCAGGTCGGCCAGGGCCATGGATTTCACGCTGCCGATGACGCCGCCGGGGATGTTGCCCGAGGGCGGGAACGACTCATCCCGCTCGAACTCGGGAGTCGCCCCGCCTTCGCTGAGCCACAACTCGATCGTTCCATGGTCGATGGGGCTCGTGGTGCCGACCAGGATGTCCGGATCCGCGGAGCCGCCGAGGTCTGCGATCGCGACCGCGCTCACGTCCCCGTGGTCCGCCGACGTGTAGTACACCGGCGCGGAAGGCAGGTAGCCCAGATTGCCGGAGCTGTTCTGGTTGAACCAGACGGCGAAGTTCCCGGCGCTGCTGTAGGCGAGGCCGGTCACCACGTCCTGCCGTTCCGTGGGTGTGGCGCCATCCAGGCTGCCGGTGGCGATGGCCAGCACCGAGGCCATGGCGTCGCGCACGTAGTCCGCCGACGCGGTGTAGAGCGGGGTGGCGGGGTACTGGTTGAACCACACGCTCAGGTTGGAGCTGCTGATGCGTTCGGATCCCAGCACCAGGTCCAGGTCCCGGTGGCTCTTGGTGGCCCACTGGTTGTCGTTCCCGGACCAGTCCTTCTCCAGCAGGTCGGCCGTGCCCAGCGAGAGCACGCGGCTGGCGTTGAGCGTGATCACCGTGTAGGAGTTGGCGCCGAAATCGTAGGGGCCGGCGGTGTCCCTCGCCGCGACGTAGAACATGCCGCGGCTGGTGCCGGCGGTCGGATAGAAGCCCGGGGGCGGCGCGAAGGCCACCTGGTAGGGCGGGTAGTGCGACGAGGCGTTCGACGGCACGGTGATCACGTATCCGCCCTGCGCGTCTGTGTTCTGCCACGCCACCACCGAGCCGTCCATGCCGTTCAGGACCGCCACCCACACGTTGGCGATACCGCTTTCCCCCAGGTTCATGGAACCGTTGCGGTTGGCGTCGCGGAACACGTGTCCCTGGAAGTAGCCGGTGGTGACCGGCTTGAAGCCCCACACGGCGGTGGCGTACCCGCCGTGGGTCATGGTGACGGACACCGGATTGGCGGTGGTGGCCACCGTGGTATCCGGGCCCCTCGCCAGCACCGGGAAGGTGCCCGGCGGAAGGAAGTGCGCCGCGGCGCCGCGCGAGTCGGTGAGCACCGTCTGCCCGTTGGCGGTGATGGACACGCCGGCCAGGCCGGTTTCCCCGGGCTCCCACACGCCGTTGCCATTCGCATCGAGGTACGCCGAATCGGCCAGCGTGCCACCCTGCAGGGCGGTGTCGGGGAAGTCGTGACGCGTGTTCGAGGGGTGCGCGACCAGGTTCACGGTGAAGGTGTCCGCCGCGGAGGGCGCAAACCCCGGTGGAGCCTGGGCCTGCAGGACGTACGCGCCGGGGGTGGTGACGAACATGAAGTATCCGCGCGCGTCCGTGCGGGTGACCTGGGCGCTGCCCAGGCGCACGATGGCGCTGCGCACCCCGGAATCCGGCGGCGCCTCAAAGCTCAGGTCGCCGTTCACGTCGGAGTAGACGTAGCCGTCCACCACGAACATGACCTTGGTGCCCTGCGGCTTGTTGCGCAGCGTGCCCACCGAGGAGCCCAGCGTGACGGTGCGCAATTCCCCCTGCGCGTCGCGCTTGCGGGCCGCGGTCGAGATCCGCACGTCCACCCGGGAGATGCGGTCCAGGTCGTTCGCGGCCACCGGGCCGCCGCTCCAGTCGTACGGCGTGCTGCTCCCCCCGACGAAGACGGTGATCAGGGGCGTCCCGGCCGGCAGGTGCACCACCGCGACCGCCTCGGGCGAGCCACCGTTGTTGCCGGCGACGGGCACCGAACCGGAGCTGTCGCCGTAGACCTGGCGCACCAGCAGGTAGGCGTCCGGGTCGGTCACCCCGCGCAGGGCCTGCTGTGCCAGCGGGTCGGCCCGGTCGTCGGCATTCACCAGCCCGTCGTCGTTCACGTCCAGCGTGTAGCGGATCAGCTCCGCCCCGGTGCGGTACTTCAGCGTCGGAAGGTAGCTGCCCGCCAGCGTGGCGGGCTGCGGCGCGCCCGCCGGGTCGAAGGCCTGCGGGGCCCCGAGCCGGACCGCGGCGGTGTCCGGGTACGGGTTGAGGTTGGCCACGATGATCAACTCGGTGGCCGAGGCATAGGCGAACGCGGGCTGAGGCGGCGAGGCGTTCTGGTCGGCGCCGTAGCCGGCGCACCGGATGTCGCGCGTGACCAGGTCCAGGGCGCTGCGAGCTTCGTGCTGCGCCTCGGCCAGGTTGCTCTGCTCGGTGAACACCCTGCGGGTGCTGGTGACGAAGCCGAAGAGCGCCACCACCGCGATGCCGAGAACCACCAGGGTGATGAGCAGCTCCACCAGCGTGAACCCGCGCGCGGTCCGCCACCGCGGCGCGGATGGCGCCCTACTGGGGGCGGACATACGACACCACCAGGAGGGAATCATCCAGGGACTCATGCCAGCGCACCACGACCGTGACCATCTTCACTCCATTCATCGAGCCCGTCATGTTCGCCACCAGGTAACGGGTCGCCAGCGCCGGCTCGGCGGCCACCGGGTCGTACCCGGAGGCCGGGTGCGCGCCGGCGGTGAGGGCGGGGCTGGTGGCATCCAGGGTCCGGAGCTGTTCGAGTGTCTGCTGGACTGCGAAGGAGGCCGAGGCGACCTTCTTGGCCTTCCGGATCTCGCTCGTGCCGCGGGGGAACATGCCCGAAACGGCGACGATCCCCACGGCGAGGACCGTGAGGGCGATCATCACCTCGACGAGGCTGAAGCCGCGGGTGCCGTCCCGGGTCATGGGTTGCTCACCCTCCCCGAGAGGCTCACGCCGATGGTGTCGAAGGTGCCCGCGGCTCCGGCCAGGATCACCTGGCCGTTGGCCGGTGTCCTTCCATCGGCGCTGAAGATGAACCGGCTTCCCGGGGAGGGCGCCTCCACGCGGCAGAAGCCCACGTAGTGCGACATCTCGATCCAGGGCCCCACGCTGTCGGTGGTCGGATCCACCACCCGGTAGCGCGCGCCAGCGGAATCCACCTGCACGCCATAGCGCGCGGAGCGCGAGATGGCCACCTGGCGCGCCAGCTTCAACTGGCCGGCGAGGCGCATGGACTCCGCGGGCAGGGCCGTGGACTGGCGATAGTGAAGGAACGCGGGGATTCCGAAGGTGAGCAGGATGCCGGCGAGGGTGAGCGTGAACATCAGCTCGACGAGGGAGAAGCCGGACTGTCCTGGAGCGCCGGGCAGCCGCTCGGGCGGCTGTGGGTGAATGGACCGCATCTGCACGCCGACCACAGGCATCTCCCAGGCGGCGATGGCGGGAGCCCCGGGGCTCGGGGATGATCGCCTCTACCGTACTCTCATTATCGGCACCTGGCGCGAAACCTTGACCCTGGAAGCGCTTTCGGGGGATCGGTGGAGCCGAAGTCGAAGATCCCCGCTCCGGGATTCCGCGTGCGGAGGCGAATCTCCCGCCGAAAGGTCGAATCGAAACAGGCAGCCTCGGAACCACATGATCGGATTGTACTGACTTGGCCCCGCCACGGGAGCGCGACGCAGTCGCTGGCCCGGCGGGGCCAGGTCGTTTTCGGTTCCGGGGGCGTGCCCCGGACGTCGCCCCGGGCGGCGTATCCCGCAGCGGTGCCTTCTGCTAGAATGCCGCGACGGGCCCGGATTCGAGCCCCGGATCCGTGGCCGCCGGCCAGGCCCCCGGTCCCTTCCGGCCCGCCGGCGATGGCCCGGAGAATCCGGGAACCGGCGCCGCCGTGGGCGCCTACTACAACATGGCTACCCCGTCGCCCCGTCCGGACCTTGAGAGAGGACTCTCCATGCGCACGATCCGGCTCCTGCCGGTGCTCCTGCTGACGCTTGCCCTCACGACGCTGCCCGGGGCTGCCCCGGGCGCGGCAGCCGCTGCAAGACAGAATCGCATTTCCATCGTGCCCGGCGGCCCGCACGTGCCACCTGCCGCGCTGGCGCCCGACCTGCGCCGGCTCGCGGAGCGCCGCCAGCTCATGGAGCAGGTGCGCATGGTGGCCGGTGACCTGCCGGTTCCAGCCCCGGGCTCGCTCGACCCGCTCGCCCGCGCGCGCCGCGCTCGCTCGCTCGGGGCGGAGCGCTTCACCGCGGCGCACCCCGAGACCATCCGGGTGCTGGGCCTGCGCGTGGACTTCCTGCGTGATTCCGTGGAGGCCCAGACCACCGGCAACGGCAGGTTCGACCTCGAGCCCGACTCCACGGTGGTGATTGACCCGCCGCCCCACGACCGCAACTACTTCATGGCGCACATGAAGGCGCTGTCCAACTTCTACCGGGCGCAATCCTACGGCTCGGTGGTGATCACCTACGACGTGTACCCGAAGAGCGACACCGGCGCGTACCACCTGCGCGACGTCGCCGACTACGGCCCGTGGGAGTTCTCGCAGGACATCGTGCCGCAGATCCACCGCTACGTGCGCGACGCCATGCACAGGGCCTCCGAGGACCCGGACATTCACTGGAAGAGGTTCGATCGGATCATCATCTTCCACGCGGGCGCGGACTTCCAGACCGACGTGCGCCAGAACAGCGCCTACGACATCCCCTCGCTGACCTTTTTCATGGATTCCAGCAACGCGGTGCGCGTGTACGACCGCGCATCCAGCGACACGCTGTGGGTATTTCACACCACGCTGATCCCCGAGTCGTCCTCGCAGGACGGGCTGATCGGGGCCATCAACGGGGTGATGGCGCACGAGTTCGGCCACCTGCTGCGCGCCAACGGGCCGATCATCCAGCCCGACCTGTACAACACTTCGAGCGGCATGCCGGCGGTGGGCACCTGGAGCCTGCACGACTCGGGTAACTTCCTGGGCACGCGCGTGGGGACTCCCGACGGGGAGATCTACGCGGTGGGGCTGGTGCCGGGCTCCGACGACGTGTGGTCCAAGTGGGTGGCGCTCTACCCGGATGCCATGCGCCCGGTGGAGTTCGAGGGCCCGGACACCACCGTCACGTTGCGGGCGGCGGAGAACGACCCCGGCTTCGTGTACCTGCCGGTCTCCCAGGACGAGTACTTCCTGCTCGAGAACCGCCAGCAGGAGCCCGACGCGGCGCCCGGCGACACGTTGTTCCTCAAGTCCGACTCGCTGAGCGGCGTGGTCCTGGGCCCGGCGCGCAAGCGCATCGCGGGCGGCGACACCACCGTGGTGCTCACCAACGAGTTCGACGTGCTGCAGCCCGCCTCGGGCATCCTGTGCTTCCACGTGGACAACAGCGTGCTGGACCTGCGCGGCGTGAACGTGCCGGCCGACAGCGGGTTCAACACCAACCCGCGGCGGCTGAGCATCGCGCTGATCCAGGGCGACGGCAGTCAGTCGCTGGGCGACGGCGGCTCACCCTACTACCAGGGCGGCCCGTTCGACCCGTTCGCGGTGGGCAACTTCGGCGC is a genomic window of Candidatus Eisenbacteria bacterium containing:
- a CDS encoding carboxypeptidase M32, coding for MSNASVERLEAKSREITWLAHILAVLGYDQETMMPSKGAPERGEQMAVISGLLHDRVVDPGLGKLVEELWAKRDSLSPEAQANVRELRRSHLRSRKVPKELVEEIARTQPLAHEAWIKARKASDFASFAPWLEKMFDLKRREADAIGFEADRYDALLDQYEPGMTVARLNPLFEQLRKDLVPIVHAIAAAPRRPDESLLTRRVPQEQQVALCLGLARSMGFDTEGGRMDVSTHPFCSTLGSGDVRITNRYNEGEPLASFFGVMHETGHALYEQGIDPANHGLPMGEAVSLGIHESQSRTWENMVGRGRPFWKHFYPTLQKAWSPAYDGVDPEAFYFAVNTVRPSMIRVEADEVTYNLHILVRYEIERDLFAGRLAVKDLPSAWNGRMKEYLGIKPKNDAEGVLQDIHWSSGLIGYFPTYTLGNLYGAQIFDAVRRQIPDLDARIGRGDLETLREWLREKVHRHGMRWLPADLVREVTGQEPDASYYMRYLREKFGPLYGIQA
- a CDS encoding thioredoxin domain-containing protein, whose translation is MTIPNRLAREKSPYLRQHAHNPVDWRPWDAEALELARTADKPIFLSIGYATCHWCHVMERESFEDPALAALINEHFVPVKVDREERPDLDHLYMAAVQAVTGRGGWPMTLALRPDGAPFFAGTYFPPQDRGGLPGLGRVLEALVDAWRNRRAEIDESAGSIAAHLREEAHATASPAGGAAPGRDAMDAGFRALSGSFDPAHGGFGHAPKFPSPHQLRFLLRYHARTGEARALHMAVTTLEHIVRGGIRDHLGGGFHRYSTDPQWLAPHFEKMLYDQAGLVDALVDAWRVTGRADFAGAARDACEYVLRDLRDPAGGFHSAEDADSEGEEGRFYVWTRDEVDAALGADAELFAAAYDITASGNWEHRNILRLPQPMEEFERGAGRPAAETRAALARARARLLEARARRPRPLLDDKVLAAWNGMMIGALARAGTALDEPHYVTAASGAADFAWDRMRRDGALLRRWHSGSADIPAYLEDYAHLSRGMLHLYEATFEPRHMERSLELAREMDRRFRDPEDGGYNFSGEGNEELLAPHKDVHDGATPSGNSVAADALLRLGALTGDDTLAARGREVLEAFAETVDRGPHAFTEMLLAADFLLGPTAEIVIAGAGDAPEVAAMIRAARGTGVLPRVVACRTPDRGDTRIEESIPRRAGMDAVGRRATAHVCWNRACGAPVHTAAELERVLVEGWERG
- a CDS encoding VCBS repeat-containing protein, translating into MSAPSRAPSAPRWRTARGFTLVELLITLVVLGIAVVALFGFVTSTRRVFTEQSNLAEAQHEARSALDLVTRDIRCAGYGADQNASPPQPAFAYASATELIIVANLNPYPDTAAVRLGAPQAFDPAGAPQPATLAGSYLPTLKYRTGAELIRYTLDVNDDGLVNADDRADPLAQQALRGVTDPDAYLLVRQVYGDSSGSVPVAGNNGGSPEAVAVVHLPAGTPLITVFVGGSSTPYDWSGGPVAANDLDRISRVDVRISTAARKRDAQGELRTVTLGSSVGTLRNKPQGTKVMFVVDGYVYSDVNGDLSFEAPPDSGVRSAIVRLGSAQVTRTDARGYFMFVTTPGAYVLQAQAPPGFAPSAADTFTVNLVAHPSNTRHDFPDTALQGGTLADSAYLDANGNGVWEPGETGLAGVSITANGQTVLTDSRGAAAHFLPPGTFPVLARGPDTTVATTANPVSVTMTHGGYATAVWGFKPVTTGYFQGHVFRDANRNGSMNLGESGIANVWVAVLNGMDGSVVAWQNTDAQGGYVITVPSNASSHYPPYQVAFAPPPGFYPTAGTSRGMFYVAARDTAGPYDFGANSYTVITLNASRVLSLGTADLLEKDWSGNDNQWATKSHRDLDLVLGSERISSSNLSVWFNQYPATPLYTASADYVRDAMASVLAIATGSLDGATPTERQDVVTGLAYSSAGNFAVWFNQNSSGNLGYLPSAPVYYTSADHGDVSAVAIADLGGSADPDILVGTTSPIDHGTIELWLSEGGATPEFERDESFPPSGNIPGGVIGSVKSMALADLNGDGVADLVVGTRTGPYTGQILAFQGTGRTHGSRLHLAWSTTLAGQVTAVQVGDMNLDGHPDIVAGTITGAASGNIEYYRGDGSMNFSHIETVPTPGQVQSLVVANLGGDPNPDVAIGYEGTSGGYSGGTRIYDTVTGGWILGGGTDPSAGAQPYWTPALVVGDFNFGVQPSMPPAPYLPDLATAVKSGAGTGAVVIYVR
- a CDS encoding prepilin-type N-terminal cleavage/methylation domain-containing protein, producing the protein MTRDGTRGFSLVEVMIALTVLAVGIVAVSGMFPRGTSEIRKAKKVASASFAVQQTLEQLRTLDATSPALTAGAHPASGYDPVAAEPALATRYLVANMTGSMNGVKMVTVVVRWHESLDDSLLVVSYVRPQ
- a CDS encoding GspH/FimT family pseudopilin, whose amino-acid sequence is MVGVQMRSIHPQPPERLPGAPGQSGFSLVELMFTLTLAGILLTFGIPAFLHYRQSTALPAESMRLAGQLKLARQVAISRSARYGVQVDSAGARYRVVDPTTDSVGPWIEMSHYVGFCRVEAPSPGSRFIFSADGRTPANGQVILAGAAGTFDTIGVSLSGRVSNP